One stretch of Saccharopolyspora erythraea DNA includes these proteins:
- a CDS encoding DinB family protein, which translates to MSDFPETGAHLSQTWAEDDRREPPRIADEVTTLTSFLDWHRRTLELKCAELPARQLADKAVPPSALSLHGLVRHLAGVERWWFRIQFRGEDLPMLYYSDDDPDQDFESLHGDFAEALASWRAECDASRKVVAEAASLDETGTRRSTGEPISLRWVLVNLIAEYARHNGHADLLRERLDGATGH; encoded by the coding sequence ATGAGCGACTTCCCGGAAACAGGCGCCCACTTGTCGCAGACGTGGGCTGAGGACGACCGTCGCGAGCCTCCCCGCATCGCCGACGAGGTCACGACGCTGACGTCCTTCCTCGACTGGCACCGCCGGACGCTGGAGCTCAAGTGCGCGGAGCTGCCCGCACGGCAGCTCGCCGACAAGGCCGTACCGCCGTCAGCGCTGAGCCTGCACGGACTCGTCCGGCACCTGGCCGGGGTCGAGCGGTGGTGGTTCCGCATCCAGTTCCGGGGCGAGGACCTGCCGATGCTGTACTACTCCGACGACGACCCGGACCAGGACTTCGAGTCGCTGCACGGCGATTTCGCCGAGGCACTGGCGAGCTGGCGAGCCGAGTGCGACGCCTCCCGCAAGGTCGTGGCCGAGGCTGCATCACTGGACGAGACGGGCACCCGGAGGTCCACCGGTGAACCGATCTCGCTGCGGTGGGTGCTGGTGAACCTGATCGCCGAGTACGCCAGGCACAACGGTCACGCGGACCTGCTGCGCGAACGGCTCGACGGCGCGACCGGCCACTAA
- a CDS encoding aldo/keto reductase → MRTTSLGTTGPAVPVQGLGCMRLLRPSSPSAPDGEAEAYALVNRALDLGVTFLDTADLYGDGYNEELVGRAIRHRRDEVVLGTKFGAVRNPDDSFTTRGDAAYARAACEASLRRLGTDVIDVYYLHRRDPAVPIEESVGAMAELVAEGKVRHLGLSEVTAEELRAAHAVHPIAALQSEWSLCRREIEAVVPTCVELGVGVVPYCPHGRGLLLPGADRQAERLGEIAAELATLPAALREIADEHGVRPGQVALAWVQQRAVEWGLPVVPIPGTTRQRHLEENIAALDIALSAQQLARLDIRIGEAV, encoded by the coding sequence ATGCGCACGACCTCTCTGGGCACGACCGGCCCCGCTGTTCCAGTGCAGGGCCTCGGCTGCATGCGGCTGCTCCGGCCATCCTCGCCATCCGCGCCGGACGGCGAGGCGGAGGCATACGCGCTGGTGAACAGGGCTTTGGACCTGGGCGTCACGTTCCTGGACACCGCCGACCTGTACGGCGACGGCTACAACGAGGAACTCGTCGGCCGCGCGATCCGGCACCGCCGCGACGAGGTGGTGCTCGGCACGAAGTTCGGAGCCGTGCGCAATCCCGACGACTCGTTCACCACGCGCGGCGACGCCGCGTACGCGCGTGCCGCCTGCGAGGCCAGCCTGCGGCGGCTCGGCACCGACGTCATCGACGTCTACTACCTGCACCGGCGCGATCCCGCGGTGCCCATCGAGGAGTCCGTCGGCGCGATGGCGGAGCTGGTGGCCGAGGGCAAGGTGCGCCACCTCGGGCTGTCCGAGGTGACCGCCGAGGAGCTGCGCGCCGCGCACGCGGTGCACCCGATCGCCGCCCTGCAGAGCGAGTGGTCGCTGTGCCGGCGGGAGATCGAGGCCGTGGTCCCGACCTGCGTCGAACTCGGCGTCGGGGTGGTGCCGTACTGCCCGCACGGGCGCGGACTCCTGCTACCAGGCGCGGATCGCCAGGCGGAACGGCTCGGCGAGATCGCCGCGGAGCTTGCGACGTTACCGGCCGCATTGCGGGAAATCGCCGACGAGCACGGTGTCCGGCCGGGACAGGTCGCGCTGGCGTGGGTGCAGCAGCGCGCCGTCGAGTGGGGACTGCCGGTCGTCCCCATCCCAGGCACCACCCGGCAACGGCATCTGGAGGAGAACATCGCGGCCCTCGACATCGCCCTGAGCGCGCAGCAGCTCGCCAGGCTCGACATCCGCATCGGGGAGGCCGTCTGA
- a CDS encoding TetR/AcrR family transcriptional regulator gives MTQTAGGRPRGLVAKREAILEAARSTFAAHGYQRASIDGIAALAAVSTRTIYNHFGGKAELFSVVVRDSAARVAEALAGLVDSHLGAVSDVEAAFTGLARAWVSAKAENASHFAMVRQMRAEQEHLPRGLAGAWQEVGPVRVHRALARGIGELGRRGLLHVDDPDRAAEHFLLLTTGTAATRGLLTGTSTGGDDEVEAAVRAGVRTFLYGHSASGSR, from the coding sequence ATGACGCAGACGGCGGGAGGCCGGCCGCGCGGTCTGGTGGCCAAGCGCGAAGCCATCCTCGAGGCGGCGCGGAGCACGTTCGCCGCGCACGGCTACCAGCGGGCGAGCATCGACGGGATCGCCGCGCTGGCGGCGGTGTCCACGCGCACCATCTACAACCACTTCGGTGGCAAGGCGGAGTTGTTCTCCGTCGTCGTGCGCGACAGCGCGGCGCGGGTCGCCGAAGCGCTCGCCGGGCTCGTCGACAGCCACCTCGGCGCCGTCAGCGACGTCGAGGCCGCGTTCACCGGCCTCGCCCGTGCGTGGGTGTCGGCGAAGGCCGAGAACGCCTCGCACTTCGCGATGGTGCGCCAGATGCGGGCGGAGCAGGAGCACCTGCCGCGCGGACTCGCCGGCGCCTGGCAGGAGGTCGGCCCCGTCCGGGTGCACCGCGCGCTGGCGCGTGGGATCGGCGAGCTCGGCCGACGCGGACTGCTGCACGTCGACGACCCCGACCGGGCGGCGGAGCACTTCCTGCTGCTGACCACGGGCACGGCCGCCACGCGTGGTCTGCTGACCGGCACGTCGACCGGCGGGGACGACGAAGTCGAGGCCGCGGTCCGGGCCGGTGTGCGAACGTTCCTCTATGGACACTCGGCGTCGGGGAGCCGCTGA
- a CDS encoding dihydrodipicolinate synthase family protein, which yields MFTGLSAFPLTPTDESGVDEKAFAGLVARLAEAGVDSIGALGSTGGYAYLTREERARAARAAVDAAGGVPVVVGIGALRTSQVRALAEDAQQAGASALLLAPVSYQPLTDDEVFGLYEDISREVSVPLCVYDNPGTTHFTFSDELHGRIAALPNVGAVKIPGIPADQAPDRIAALRSTLPGHVAVGVSGDALAAGGLSAGADLWFSVIGGLLPQQCLAITRAAADGDADRAAALSERMEPLWALFRRYGSLRVTSAAAEHLGLVSHPNLPRPLRGLDAAARREVADALEAL from the coding sequence ATGTTCACCGGCCTGAGCGCCTTCCCCCTCACGCCCACCGACGAGAGCGGTGTCGACGAGAAGGCGTTCGCCGGGCTCGTCGCCCGGCTCGCCGAGGCAGGTGTCGACTCGATCGGCGCGCTCGGCTCGACCGGTGGCTACGCCTACCTCACCCGCGAGGAACGCGCTCGGGCCGCGAGAGCCGCCGTCGACGCCGCGGGCGGCGTGCCCGTCGTGGTCGGCATCGGCGCGCTGCGCACATCGCAGGTCCGCGCCCTCGCCGAGGACGCCCAGCAGGCGGGCGCGTCCGCGCTGCTGCTCGCCCCGGTGTCCTACCAGCCCCTCACCGACGACGAGGTTTTCGGGCTGTACGAGGACATCTCACGCGAGGTGTCCGTTCCGCTGTGCGTGTACGACAACCCGGGCACGACGCACTTCACGTTCAGCGACGAGCTGCACGGCCGCATCGCCGCGCTGCCGAACGTCGGTGCGGTGAAGATCCCCGGCATCCCCGCGGACCAGGCGCCGGACCGGATCGCAGCGCTGCGCAGCACGCTGCCCGGGCACGTCGCGGTCGGCGTGAGCGGCGACGCGCTTGCCGCCGGGGGCCTCAGCGCAGGGGCCGACCTGTGGTTCAGCGTCATCGGCGGTCTGCTGCCGCAGCAGTGCCTGGCCATCACCCGCGCCGCGGCCGACGGCGACGCCGACCGGGCCGCGGCCCTGTCCGAACGCATGGAACCGCTGTGGGCGCTGTTCCGCCGCTACGGCAGCCTGCGCGTGACCTCCGCCGCCGCCGAACACCTCGGTCTGGTCTCCCATCCGAACCTTCCCCGGCCGCTGCGCGGTCTCGACGCGGCAGCCCGCCGGGAGGTGGCCGACGCGCTCGAAGCGCTGTGA
- a CDS encoding DUF3618 domain-containing protein, whose protein sequence is MARDPDAIQRDIEQARDALAATLDELGTKANPKRFVESGKASVQEKLNDPRVRYALIGVGALVTIVVVRRLFR, encoded by the coding sequence GTGGCACGTGATCCCGACGCCATCCAGCGTGACATCGAGCAGGCGCGCGACGCGCTGGCCGCCACCCTGGACGAGCTGGGCACGAAGGCGAACCCGAAGCGCTTCGTCGAGTCCGGCAAGGCCAGCGTGCAGGAGAAGCTGAACGACCCGAGGGTGCGCTACGCCCTGATCGGCGTCGGCGCTCTGGTCACCATCGTCGTGGTGCGCAGGCTTTTCCGCTGA
- a CDS encoding TetR/AcrR family transcriptional regulator, translated as MSAVNAPMSSARDEQPGVPRMGSARQVAAGRGRPRDASRDAALRQAAMEVLAQVGYRALTMDAVAAHARAGKATIYRRWESKLDLVIDTCNQLVQRNIPEPDQGSVEADLGEFLTAFATFLTGPVGKAAQALVGELPHEPELAHAFRESFLLPQRDVLRRIIERGVQRGEIRADAPVDTVVELAGAGLMYRLMLIEEPLDARFVDRILHEALLPLLR; from the coding sequence ATGTCAGCCGTGAACGCGCCCATGAGCAGTGCACGCGACGAGCAGCCGGGTGTCCCCCGGATGGGGTCGGCCCGGCAGGTCGCCGCCGGACGGGGCAGGCCGCGCGACGCCAGCCGCGACGCGGCGCTGCGGCAGGCCGCCATGGAGGTGCTGGCCCAGGTCGGCTACCGGGCGCTGACGATGGACGCGGTGGCCGCGCACGCCCGCGCAGGCAAGGCCACCATCTACCGGCGGTGGGAGTCCAAGCTCGACCTGGTCATCGACACCTGCAACCAGCTCGTGCAGCGCAACATCCCGGAGCCGGACCAGGGTTCGGTGGAGGCCGACCTCGGCGAGTTCCTCACCGCGTTCGCGACGTTCCTCACCGGCCCGGTGGGCAAGGCCGCGCAGGCGCTGGTCGGTGAGCTGCCGCACGAGCCGGAGCTGGCCCACGCGTTCCGCGAGTCGTTCCTGCTGCCGCAGCGCGACGTGCTGCGGCGCATCATCGAGCGGGGCGTCCAGCGCGGCGAGATCCGCGCGGACGCGCCGGTGGACACCGTCGTGGAACTGGCGGGCGCGGGGCTGATGTACCGCCTGATGCTCATCGAGGAGCCGCTGGACGCCCGCTTCGTCGACCGGATACTGCACGAGGCCCTGCTCCCGCTACTGCGCTGA
- a CDS encoding nucleotidyltransferase family protein yields MGEGVAGVVLAAGAGRRFGMPKALVEHRGELFVDRAARVLAEGGCAPVVVVLGAAADTVRERADLTGVTVVFNPDWSTGMGSSLRVALDALARTTSADTVSAALITPVDMPGIGPSAVRRVAAHASHARLAAATHQGRRSHPVLIGRDHWSGASESAVGDSGARQYLRDHEVTLVTCDDVSEGFDIDRPEDLDRP; encoded by the coding sequence ATGGGTGAAGGGGTCGCGGGCGTGGTGCTCGCCGCCGGGGCGGGCCGCCGCTTCGGCATGCCCAAGGCGCTGGTCGAACACCGCGGCGAGCTGTTCGTGGACCGCGCGGCGCGCGTGCTCGCCGAAGGCGGGTGCGCGCCGGTCGTGGTGGTCCTCGGCGCGGCCGCCGACACCGTCCGGGAACGGGCGGACCTGACCGGCGTCACGGTCGTGTTCAACCCGGACTGGTCCACCGGCATGGGGTCGTCCCTGCGCGTCGCGCTCGACGCGCTGGCCAGGACGACCTCGGCCGACACCGTCTCCGCAGCGCTGATAACGCCGGTCGACATGCCGGGAATCGGCCCGTCAGCGGTGCGGCGCGTCGCCGCCCACGCGAGTCACGCCCGTCTCGCGGCGGCGACGCACCAAGGGCGCCGGAGCCACCCCGTGCTCATCGGCCGCGACCACTGGTCCGGTGCGAGCGAGTCCGCGGTCGGTGACTCCGGCGCCCGCCAGTACCTGCGCGACCACGAGGTGACTCTCGTGACCTGCGACGACGTTTCGGAGGGCTTCGACATCGACCGCCCGGAGGACCTCGACCGGCCATAG